The Chitinophagales bacterium genomic sequence AGCGAAAATAATTGCTGAGGCTGCCAACGGACCAATCACTTCTGAAGCTGAAGAAGTGTTGCTGCAAAAGGGCATTTTCATTATCCCCGATATGTATTGCAATGCCGGTGGTGTTACAGTTTCTTATTTCGAATGGTTAAAAAACCTTTCACACATTCGTTTTGGCAGAATGCAAAAGCGCTTCGATGAAGGTTCGAACAGAAACCTGGTTGACCTGGTAGAGCGCACAACAGGAAAAACAGTGAGTCAGCGCGAGCGCAGTATCCTGGTAAAAGGTGCTGATGAAATTGACCTGGTCAATTCAGGACTGGAAGAAACGATGGTTTTTGCCTATCATCAGATTCGCGAGGTGTGGAAACGCTACAAAGGCGTGGAAGATATGCGTACTGCAGCTTATGTTAATTCCATCAATAAAATAGCCGATGCTTATATTGCTTTAGGAATTTTCCCCTGATTCAATACTCAAGTTATCAAACAAAGGGATTTTCTGCATTTCGTGGAAAGTCCCTTTTTTATGGTCTATAAAAAAGAAAGCGGTGTCCGCACCATTGCTGATTAACAAATAGGGCACTTTTAGTTTTATATTATAACGTCCTGCCTGGTCTATACTCTGTTGGTTTACTTTAACTTCAGGTGCTTTGCATTCAACTATAAGCATGGGTTCACCTGCTCTTGAATAAGCCACTATATCGCAGCGCTTTTTTAATTGGTTCAATTCCAGTCCTTTTTCAACGGCTAAGTATCCAAATGGAAAGTTTAATTCCCCGTGCAAATAATAAATCCAATGCTGCCGCACCCATTCTTCAGGCGTAAGTTTTACATATTTCTTTCTTACAGGATCAAATATTTGCTTTTGATCATTTACAATACGGAGCTTAAAATCGTATTCGGGAAAGTTTATGGAGGTCATTTAATTTTATTCAATGCAAAGCTGAAAAAACAAGCGCAGCTAATCACTCATTCATTCTTCATAAGATTCTCTCTCAAAGGTTTTAAATGAAAAGCCCCAAACAATAAAATCTGTAAAATATGAAACCACATCCTTCGAAGTTTATTCGTTTCTTTCCAGCTCAAAAACCAAAAGGCCTCCAGTATATGGATATTTATAGTTATTAATCCTATGATCTTAATCAGCGAAGTCATCTCCCATGCTGGTTCTGTCACAAAGACAAAAATCACCAAAGCCCAAAACATAATAGAGATTGCTTTACCTACATTGATCATAAGAAACGATAATTAAAATATGCTGCTGCGTAAATTAGCAAAGATTGAAGAATTATACTACCATCAAGGTAAAAAGTAAAAAAGTACTCGTTTGAAGTATTCAGTTTTTTGCGCAGTAAGAAAAAAACAAAGCCCACTGATAGAAAAGCTGCTAATGTAAAAAAATGACGCTCATGCATCTGGCTATAGTGGAAAAAACAAACAGTTAGATAAAGCAACAACATAACTTTAGTTAGAAAAACACTTTTTGAAACACCGATGCGATTGGGCAAAGAGCGCTGAAGCATATTGGTATCTTGTTTCAAATCCCTGATATCAAAAGGAATACAAATGGCCGAAATAAACAGAAAGCGCTCGGCAAAAATCAACGCCAGTGTTTGGGTACTTAAAAATTGTTCGCTGTTGAAAAAAGGCAAAAGCACAGTCACTGTTGCCCAGGTCAAGCCCAGAATAAAAGGCTTGAACAAACCAAAATCACGGATTCTTATTTTACGTCCATTCCAACTTATAAAAGGTACAGCATAGAATACTGCAACAGGAACAAGAAAAGCCAGTGTCCACTGGATTTTTTCATTGAGCAAAAAGAAAGCCACTGCTGCGTGTAAACCAAGAAAAACCAGAAGAAAGACCAGCCATTTTTTATTGCGCAACATCCAAAGGTGCATTTGAGAATTCTCCTCGAAACTCCTTTTTGGCAAACTCAAAAAGCGATGCAGGTTATAGACGAGTACTGTACCTGAAAAAACCACAATTTCAAGAAAACCCAGCCATAGATGTCCTCCGGTCAATACATAAAATTGAAAAACGGCCATTAAGGCCGCTATTCCAATAAAAATATTGCTATTTACCAGTGTGCGAACAATATTTTTCAATGTATTCAATTCCCGATTATAAATACTTGAAATTAAACTTTGGATCCAATTCCAACAAGGTTTTATAAATCAAGTGGATTACAGCTTCCACATCCGATTTCTGAACAGTTTCTACCGTAGTATGCATGTAGCGCAGAGAAAGCGATATCAAAGCAGAAGGCACTCCACCATTGCTGTATGCAAAAGCATCGGTATCGGTTCCGGTCACCCTGGATGCCGCATCGCGCTGAATGTCTATTTTGTTTTTCTCAGCTGTATTGATGATTATATCCAACAGTTTGTTGTGTACTGCTGGGCCGTAAGTCACAACAGGACCGCGCCCCATTTGGAAATCCCCTTCCACAATTTTATTGATATTGGGAGTTGTTGTGTCATGACAAACATCAGTAACAATAGCCACATTGGGCTTAATTGTTTCGGTGATCATTTCTGCACCTCTTGTACCAACTTCTTCCTGCACAGCATTTACTATGTACAATCCAAATGGCAACTTCACTTTGTTCTCTTTGAGCAAACGCGCCACCTGTGCAATCATAAAACCACCGGCACGATTGTCCAGCGCACGACAAACGTATTTGTCCTTATTCAGTATCATAAATTCGTCCTCATAAGTAATCACCGAACCGACATGAATACCCAACTCTTCCACCTCTTTTTTCTCTTTGCAGCCCACATCAATAAAAATATTATTAATGGCAGGAGATTCTTCTTTTGCTCCCGGAGCTTTACGCGTATGAATGGCCGGCCAGCCAAATACACCTTTTACAAAACCCTTTTTGGTGTGGATATTCACTCTTTTTGAGGGGGCGATCTGATGATCGGAGCCACCATTGCGTTTCACATAGATAAAACCATCATCGGTAATATAAGAGACGTACCAGGATATTTCATCGGCATGGGCTTCAATCACTACTTTAAACTCCGCATCTGGGTTTACTATACCATATACCGTACCATAGTTGTCAACTTTGTATTCATCAATATACGGCTTGATATAATCCAGCCAAACTCTTTGTCCTGGAGCTTCATAGCCGGTGGGAGAAGCTGTATTCAAATATTTTTCCAAAAATTTCTCTGCTTTCGCATCAATTAGATTTTTCATTCCTTTTTTCGACATAATTTTCTTTTATCGGTTTTTAAGTTTGTAAACGTATTATATAGACTTGATAAATTCCTCCGCAGTCATCACAGGTAACTTTGAGGCTTTAAAATCATTTAAATCTCTTGTGATAATTATATCCAGATCATTTTGAATGGCTGAATAATATTGTATGCCATCTTCAAAATCAGAAAAACCAGAATCATTTATTGCAAGATCAATAATCTTAGCATCAATAGGCAAAATCTGTACAATGGCACGGAATTTCCTTATAATTTCACGTGCTTCTTTTGCTGGTTTTGATCGCGATAGGATAAAATTTGTATTGGCAATGGTCAATGCACTGACGCTCAATTCAAACATACCTTTATCAGCCATTGAAAATACATAAGCTGCGCTGTTAAAGAAAGGCTCTCGTTTATCAAGCAGGTCGATTACAATATTATTATCTATTAGCAATTTGCTCATTTATACTTTTCAATCAAATAATCAGTATAAGCTTTTTTGTGGTCAAAATCTTTATTAGTGTCTATAACACCACTGAGTTCCTTTACCAATGGAGTGATTTCCATATCATCTTTGTTTTTCGTAGTTATGGCTGCCAGATAAGTTTCGATCAACCTGGAAAGACTTACATTTTTCTCCTTAGCATATTGCTTAGCCTTTTCAATAATAGCTTTGTCTACGTTCAATGTTAATTTAACTCCCATGGCTAATGTTTACGTACTAAAATACTTTTTGCTCACGTAAAGTTCAATAAACTTTTTGCAATCACAAAACTAGTCAACCAGTCACAATGGAATATTCCCATGCTTTTTTCTGGGCAGCTTATCTACCTTGTTTTTCAGCATCTTAAAAGCTGCAATCAACTTCTGTCTTGTTTCTGCCGGATCAATCACTTCATCCACATAACCTCTTGCTGCTGCTTTATATGGATGGGCAAACATTTCAGCATATTCGGCTTCTTTTTCTTTCAGTTTTGCTTCCGGATCATCAGCTGCTTTGATTTCTTTTTTGAAAATGATTTCTGCCGCACCTTTTGCTCCCATTACCGCAATTTCTGCCGAAGGCCAGGCAAAGTTCAAATCAGCACCTATATGCTTTGAATTCATTACGTCATAAGCTCCGCCATAGGCTTTGCGTGTAATTACAGTTACGCGTGGCACTGTGGCTTCGCTAAAAGCATAAAGCAATTTAGCTCCGTTGCTAATAATACCATTCCACTCCTGATCAGTACCGGGCAAAAATCCCGGAACATCTTCAAATACCAAAAGCGGGATATTGAAGGCATCGCAAAAGCGCACAAAACGGGCAGCTTTTTTAGAAGCGTCAATATCGAGCACACCAGCCAAATATCCCGGTTGATTGGCTACAATTCCGATACTCTTACCGGATAGAAACCCAAAACCCACTACAATGTTCTCTGCGTAGTTTTTATGCACTTCATAAAAGGAGTCTCGATCTAAAACCTGATCAATCACCTCGCGCATATCATATGGCTGATTGGGATTTTCCGGGATGATCTTGTGTACTTCAGGCAAAAGCTCATCTCCTTCCTCGTAGGGATATTGTGGTGATTCTTCATCACAGTTTTGAGGGATATAAGTGATCAGTTTTTTCAGCCCTTCGATACAGGCAATTTCATTTTCGCTGGAAAAATGCGTGACACCTGATTTAGTGGAATGCGCTGAGGCTCCACCCAATTCTTCAGAGCTGACTTCTTCATGGGTTACGGTTTTCACTACATTTGGACCGGTAACAAACATGTAGGAAGTATTTTCCACCATGCTGATAAAATCAGTCAATGCGGGAGAATAAACCGCCCCGCCTGCACAGGGCCCCATAATTGCCGAAAGCTGCGGAATCAATCCTGAGGCTATAGTATTGCGATAAAATATATCGGCATATCCACCGAGCGAAACTACGCCCTCCTGAATACGCGCGCCACCACTGTCATTTAGTCCAATAAAAGGCGCCCCATTTTTCATCGCCAGATCCATCACTTTACATATCTTTTCGGCATGTGCTTCGGCCAGTGATCCTCCCAAAACGGTAAAATCCTGGGAAAAGACATAAACCAGCCGCCCATGAATGGTTCCATAGCCGGTGACTACACCATCTCCGTAAAATTTTTGCTTGTCGAGCCCGAAATTGGTAGAACGATGCGTGACCATCTGTCCCATTTCCTGAAAGGAATTTTCATCGAGCAAAAAATGGATGCGCTCCCTGGCAGTCAATTTGCCTTTTTTATGCTGCGCCTCAATACGCTTATCACCACCGCCTTTTTGAGCGGCTTCCCTTTTTTCGTATAATTCCCGGAGTTTGTCCTCCATAGTAATGCTTTAAAATGAATAAAAATAGAACAGCACTGCAACAAGATTTGTAAATACTGTGCTGAGAACGGCTCAAAATTAAGAAAATCAATGGCAAAGCCGAAGACCTATCGCATGCATGTAAATATACTTCTCTAAAATTTGAAACTTTGAGAAAGTTGAGTAATATAATACTGAATTCATAAAAAACGTGATTTTTTTACTCAAGTATTGCCCTTGTTGTTTGAGCTTGTGTTCTGCTTTAGTATTTTTGGCCAATCGCTATTGAGCAGATTTTGGCGTGGTTAAAAAGAGCCAAGAAATAGGCTCAATAAAAATAAACTATGGAAACAACTATAATAATCAGTTTTTGTGCACTTCTGCTAATAGCCTATTTATTTGATCTCACCTCATCCAAAACACGCATTCCTTCAGTTATCCTGCTTTTGTTCCTGGGTTGGTTTATCAAACAAATTACTGATTTTCTCGATATTCCGCTACCTGTCTTTTCAGAACTGCTGCCGCTCTTTGGAACGATTGGGTTGATATTGATTGTATTGGAAGGTTCGCTTGAACTTGAGTTTAATAAATCCAATTTAGGCCTGATCAAAAAATCTTTTTTTGGCGCATTGATACCGATGCTTGCGCTGTCCTTTATACTGGCCTATCTTTTTCAGCAATATGGTACAGGGGATTATACCTTTAAAAGCAGCCTGATCAATGCCATTCCCTTTTGTATAGTTAGTACTGCCATTGCCATTCCAAGTGTTAAGTATCTTTCTTCAAAAGATAAAGGCTTTGTCATTTATGAAAGCAGTTTTTCAGAAATCACAGGAGTTGTGTTTTTTAATTTTATAAGTCTGAATGAACATTTCGGCTTCTATTCATTTGGCAGCTTTGGATTACAAGTGTTGATTATTTTTGTGATATCCTTTATTTCAACAATCGGACTTTCATTTCTGCTCAGCAAAATTGAACATCAAATAAAGTTTGTGCCTATTATTTTACTGGTAATATTGATCTATGCTGTTTCAAAAACCTACCACCTGCCGGCACTCATATTTATTATGATATTTGGACTTTCTATTGGGAATCTGGATGAATTAAAATCATTTAAATGGATAGAACGATTCAAACCGGATGAATTGAATCGCGAGGTGATAAAATTCAGGGAGCTTGTTGTTGAGGCCACCTTTGTGATCAAAGCATTGTTTTTCATATTGTTTGGTTACCTGATTGAAACAAGTGAAATTTTTAATACGGAAACCCTGAAATGGTCTTTGGGAATAGTAGCAGCTATGTATATTTTTCGCGCGGCACAACTTAAACTTTCCGGACTTGCCCTTAATCCATTGCTGTTTGTTGCACCGCGTGGATTGATCACTATACTCCTTTTCATATCCATATTACCTGCACAAAACATAGATCTTGTCAACCGATCAATGATTATTCAGGTGATTATTATCACTGCATTGATTATGATGTTTGGGCTTATGGCAACTAATCGTCAAAAAAACTGATTATGTGTAGGCTACAACCACTATTTGATCCTAATTAAATCATGATATAAACTTTGATAAGCTTGCCAGACAAAAATTTTCAGTTTATCTTGTCTCATAGATAAATCAGCTTTTTAGATGAAAATGCTAAAAGATATTCAAGTTAAATTGGCCACAAAACTGCCTGAACTCAAAAAAAAATACCCGATTTCCAAGCTTGCCCTTTTTGGTTCTATTACGCGCAATGATTTTAAACCTAAAACAAGTGATATTGATATAATGGTAGAATTTGACGGAGATATCGGCTGGGAATATTTTGACTTGGTATGGGAAATTCAGGAACTCTTTCCTGGATACAAAGTAGATATAGTAAGCAAAGGAGCCATTCAACCACACTACTGGAAACATATTAAAGGAGATTTGCAATATGTCTAAACGAAGTGAAAAAGCAATTCTTTATGATATATTAATAAATATCACAGCTGTTCTGGATTTCACAAAAGGCATGGATTGGCAACAGTTTATAGAAGACCTCAAAACTCAATATGCGGTTGATCGTTGCTTTGAGATAGTAGGTGAAGCCACCCGACAGCTTCCTGAAAAATTTATACAAAAGCATCCCGAAATTGAATGGAACAAAATGATCGCTTTTCGCAATTTGCTAATCCACGAATATTTTAGAGTTGAGCGAAAGATTGAGTGGAATATTATCCAAAATATTTTGCCCGAGCTTAAAACCAAATTAGAAAAATTAAAAAATCAACTTTAAACTACTACTCAATCCTCAGCAAGCGCTTCATCGTCTTTTTTCAGAATCAGATGCTTGTTGTAGGTAATGCTGGCATTTATTTCAAAACCAATCAGCAGGGCAAATGAATTGAGATAAATCCAAAACTGAAGGGCTATAATGGTGCCGATAGAACCGTACAGCTTGTTATAGGTGCCAAAATTATTTACAAAATAAGAAAAGCCAAGCGAAAAAATAATAGTAAGGATTGTAGCAACGGTGGAGCCAGTGGACATAAAATTCCATTTTTTCTTAGTGGCGGGTCCATAATAGTAGATAAATGAATAGGTGTTGAAAATCAGGAAAAGTATAATCAACCACTTGAATGTACTCAACAAAGTTACACTCCATGCGCCTAATTTCAGCCAGTCTTCTGCAATAATCTCTAATAAACGATTGCCTTCAACAATCAGTGCTACGGATATCATGGTAAGAAAAAAGATCACAAAGGTTAATTTAAATGCTACCCAGCGCATTTGCAGCGCATTGCGCGTATGAAAAGTTTCAATGGATTTATCAAAAGACTCCATAACACCAATCATTCCACTGGAAGAGATAAAAAGCGCAGTAAGAAAACCAATAGAGAGCAATCCACCTCGGGGTCTTTGAATAGTGTCAGTAAGTGTTTGGTCAAGCAATTCATAAGCATTTGCAGGCAAAATATCGCGCAGCAAT encodes the following:
- a CDS encoding acyl-CoA carboxylase subunit beta; amino-acid sequence: MEDKLRELYEKREAAQKGGGDKRIEAQHKKGKLTARERIHFLLDENSFQEMGQMVTHRSTNFGLDKQKFYGDGVVTGYGTIHGRLVYVFSQDFTVLGGSLAEAHAEKICKVMDLAMKNGAPFIGLNDSGGARIQEGVVSLGGYADIFYRNTIASGLIPQLSAIMGPCAGGAVYSPALTDFISMVENTSYMFVTGPNVVKTVTHEEVSSEELGGASAHSTKSGVTHFSSENEIACIEGLKKLITYIPQNCDEESPQYPYEEGDELLPEVHKIIPENPNQPYDMREVIDQVLDRDSFYEVHKNYAENIVVGFGFLSGKSIGIVANQPGYLAGVLDIDASKKAARFVRFCDAFNIPLLVFEDVPGFLPGTDQEWNGIISNGAKLLYAFSEATVPRVTVITRKAYGGAYDVMNSKHIGADLNFAWPSAEIAVMGAKGAAEIIFKKEIKAADDPEAKLKEKEAEYAEMFAHPYKAAARGYVDEVIDPAETRQKLIAAFKMLKNKVDKLPRKKHGNIPL
- a CDS encoding nucleotidyltransferase family protein, which codes for MKMLKDIQVKLATKLPELKKKYPISKLALFGSITRNDFKPKTSDIDIMVEFDGDIGWEYFDLVWEIQELFPGYKVDIVSKGAIQPHYWKHIKGDLQYV
- a CDS encoding DUF86 domain-containing protein — its product is MSKRSEKAILYDILINITAVLDFTKGMDWQQFIEDLKTQYAVDRCFEIVGEATRQLPEKFIQKHPEIEWNKMIAFRNLLIHEYFRVERKIEWNIIQNILPELKTKLEKLKNQL
- a CDS encoding type I restriction enzyme HsdR N-terminal domain-containing protein produces the protein MTSINFPEYDFKLRIVNDQKQIFDPVRKKYVKLTPEEWVRQHWIYYLHGELNFPFGYLAVEKGLELNQLKKRCDIVAYSRAGEPMLIVECKAPEVKVNQQSIDQAGRYNIKLKVPYLLISNGADTAFFFIDHKKGTFHEMQKIPLFDNLSIESGENS
- a CDS encoding YihY/virulence factor BrkB family protein translates to MALFDKILEHSAKARNLLETAKEASLPGLQGVPVYYVVQFFIHEIKRDVLIVKSKAIAFSFFLALFPALIFLLTLIPYIPIDGLQENMIVLLRDILPANAYELLDQTLTDTIQRPRGGLLSIGFLTALFISSSGMIGVMESFDKSIETFHTRNALQMRWVAFKLTFVIFFLTMISVALIVEGNRLLEIIAEDWLKLGAWSVTLLSTFKWLIILFLIFNTYSFIYYYGPATKKKWNFMSTGSTVATILTIIFSLGFSYFVNNFGTYNKLYGSIGTIIALQFWIYLNSFALLIGFEINASITYNKHLILKKDDEALAED
- a CDS encoding PIN domain-containing protein, producing the protein MSKLLIDNNIVIDLLDKREPFFNSAAYVFSMADKGMFELSVSALTIANTNFILSRSKPAKEAREIIRKFRAIVQILPIDAKIIDLAINDSGFSDFEDGIQYYSAIQNDLDIIITRDLNDFKASKLPVMTAEEFIKSI
- a CDS encoding cation:proton antiporter, translating into METTIIISFCALLLIAYLFDLTSSKTRIPSVILLLFLGWFIKQITDFLDIPLPVFSELLPLFGTIGLILIVLEGSLELEFNKSNLGLIKKSFFGALIPMLALSFILAYLFQQYGTGDYTFKSSLINAIPFCIVSTAIAIPSVKYLSSKDKGFVIYESSFSEITGVVFFNFISLNEHFGFYSFGSFGLQVLIIFVISFISTIGLSFLLSKIEHQIKFVPIILLVILIYAVSKTYHLPALIFIMIFGLSIGNLDELKSFKWIERFKPDELNREVIKFRELVVEATFVIKALFFILFGYLIETSEIFNTETLKWSLGIVAAMYIFRAAQLKLSGLALNPLLFVAPRGLITILLFISILPAQNIDLVNRSMIIQVIIITALIMMFGLMATNRQKN
- a CDS encoding M42 family metallopeptidase — translated: MSKKGMKNLIDAKAEKFLEKYLNTASPTGYEAPGQRVWLDYIKPYIDEYKVDNYGTVYGIVNPDAEFKVVIEAHADEISWYVSYITDDGFIYVKRNGGSDHQIAPSKRVNIHTKKGFVKGVFGWPAIHTRKAPGAKEESPAINNIFIDVGCKEKKEVEELGIHVGSVITYEDEFMILNKDKYVCRALDNRAGGFMIAQVARLLKENKVKLPFGLYIVNAVQEEVGTRGAEMITETIKPNVAIVTDVCHDTTTPNINKIVEGDFQMGRGPVVTYGPAVHNKLLDIIINTAEKNKIDIQRDAASRVTGTDTDAFAYSNGGVPSALISLSLRYMHTTVETVQKSDVEAVIHLIYKTLLELDPKFNFKYL
- a CDS encoding DUF6364 family protein, yielding MGVKLTLNVDKAIIEKAKQYAKEKNVSLSRLIETYLAAITTKNKDDMEITPLVKELSGVIDTNKDFDHKKAYTDYLIEKYK